In Myxococcus virescens, a single window of DNA contains:
- a CDS encoding DUF4123 domain-containing protein has translation MSAPVPQLPGLLQWIRQATEEAPTSALYAILDGARAPNIHRLVLTCGLTQSCLYAGKLPPELVEVAPYLVQLRPGAPATEQLLAAGWGKSWGIFVQSPAHPDALRRHLRRFLKVKDANGKPLVFRYYDPRVLRVYLPTCTDDELDFLFGPIEQFFAESEDGGSMLAYARRPEEAPLDAPPLSILPTPLM, from the coding sequence GTGAGCGCACCGGTCCCCCAGCTCCCGGGCCTGTTGCAGTGGATACGGCAGGCCACGGAGGAAGCGCCCACGTCGGCGCTCTACGCCATCCTGGACGGGGCGCGGGCCCCCAACATCCACCGGCTGGTGCTCACCTGCGGCCTGACGCAGAGCTGCCTCTATGCGGGGAAGCTGCCGCCGGAGTTGGTGGAGGTGGCGCCCTACCTGGTGCAACTGCGGCCCGGAGCGCCCGCCACGGAGCAACTGCTCGCCGCGGGCTGGGGCAAGAGCTGGGGCATCTTCGTGCAGAGCCCGGCCCACCCGGACGCGCTGCGGCGGCACCTTCGGCGCTTCCTCAAGGTCAAGGACGCCAACGGCAAGCCGCTGGTGTTCCGCTACTACGACCCGCGCGTGCTGCGCGTCTACCTGCCCACGTGTACGGACGACGAGTTGGACTTCCTCTTCGGCCCCATCGAGCAGTTCTTCGCTGAGTCCGAGGACGGCGGCAGCATGCTCGCCTACGCGCGCCGTCCCGAAGAGGCGCCCCTGGACGCGCCGCCGCTGTCCATCCTCCCGACGCCGCTCATGTAG